The genomic region TCGGCTCCGCGGTGACCACCATGGTCACCATGGTGCTGCTGGTGGTGGTTTCCTTCAGCATGGCGGGGCTGAGCACCGAGCAGCAGACCCGGGCGCTGCGCACGGTGGCCACCCAGGATGGGCTCATGGGACTCCTCAACCGCGGCGCGTTCCTGGAGGCGGCGGCCGAAGAGCTGGAACGAAGCAAGGCCGCCAACAGCGGGGGCTCGCTGATCCTCGCCGACCTGGACCACTTCAAGTCGGTCAACGACACCTTCGGGCACGCGGCGGGCGACCTTGCACTTCAGGCCTTTGCCGAGGCGTGCAGCGCATCGGTCCGGTCCACGGACGTTGCCGGGCGCTACGGCGGTGAGGAGTTCATCCTCCTGCTTCCCGGTGCCGGTCCCAAGAGTGCGGAAATCATCGCGGGTGAAATCAGCAGGAGGCTGTCAGAGCAGCACATCCCGGAGCTGCTGCGGATGCCGACGGTCAGCTACGGCGTTTCCACCTACAACGCGAACACCGCTGATCTCGATGAGGTGATCGCGGCCGCCGACGTCGCCCTTTACGAAGCCAAATCGCAGGGGCGGAACCGCACGGTCAGGGGCTGAGCGGGGTCCGGGTGCTGAGGCGGAGCTGCTGTCCGCTTAAAAGCAGGCACCGGATCCGGAATGCATGGGGGACAATCCGGAGCCGGCGATCCTGACTCGCAGCCGGAGACTGCGGTCTTTCATCAGGCATACCCAGTGTGTTCCACCATCCTTGTAGAAAGGTGGGTGCACCTTGGGGGGTGGCCGTGTTCCGCCGCCCCCAAGGCAGCGGAACACGGCGGTTTTTCAGCTCTGCTAGGCCGCGCGCACGAACGTGACGGGGCCGGTGGCAGTGAGCCAGGACAGCGGGTGGGCCATGGTGGCGTTGATGCCGTTCATGCCGCCGCTGATGACCTTGCCGGCTCCGGCGTAGATGGCCACGTGGCCGGACTGCACCACCATGTCGCCGGGCTGCGGGGTGGAGACCACCTTGCCGTGGCTCAGGAACTGCATCGGGGCCAGGTCACCCACGTGGATGCCGGCGGCGCCGAGGGCCTTCTCCACCATGGCGGTGCAGTCCTGCGTGATGCCGATCTGGGCGTAGGCCGAAGCCAGCATGGCTGCGTTGACGCCTGCCGCAGCCTTGACGGGGGCCTTCGGGGCGGGAGCCGCAGCCTTGACGGTGACCTTCGGTGCGGGCGCGGCCGGTGCGGCTGCAGCCTTGGCGGGCGCAGCAACAGGGGCG from Arthrobacter globiformis harbors:
- a CDS encoding NlpC/P60 family protein, with amino-acid sequence MSFRFISGRRAAAARSNPFTRIASAHSGLGRQAAVILAASGLAFTGSVAANAGGAAPAQPAKAPAAAPEAASQVQAPLNAASSVKIEFERPAVKSAPAPVVAAPVVEKPAAKKAAAPAAAPVAAAPVAAPAKAAAAPAAPAPKVTVKAAAPAPKAPVKAAAGVNAAMLASAYAQIGITQDCTAMVEKALGAAGIHVGDLAPMQFLSHGKVVSTPQPGDMVVQSGHVAIYAGAGKVISGGMNGINATMAHPLSWLTATGPVTFVRAA